The sequence TGATTTTGCTGCTATTATCAGGCCTGTTGTTTATCCCACAAGCATTTGTCGGCTCTCTTTGGCAATTGATTGTCTTACGTTTTCTGTTTGGCATGGCCGTAGGCGGCTTATTACCGTGCACAACTGCTTTTATCCGTCAGGCGTGCCCTGTTGCTATGCAAGGGGAAGTACTTGGCTATAACCAAAGTTTTCGCTTTCTTGGAAATGTGTTAGGGCCCGTTCTCGGCGGAATGATAGCAAGTGGCTATGGCATCCCATATGTATTTATCTCGGCTGGCTTGCTGTTCCTGATGACAGCAGTCGTGCTTAAATGGACTCTTAGTCATCAGCAAAAGGAACATAGCAGCCAACCAGACTAAAAAAGCTTTCTGCGAGTGCTCTTCGCAAGAAAGCAAATGAAATTGAGGCTAATACGTTGGGCGAGAGGTGTTCTATAGCTAATTTAGTTGTCAAATGCCGCTCTACCAGTGCTTGATCGTTCTTGTCCTTTCCGGTGCATTGGAAAAGCGAGTGTTATGGCGGTCATCAGAGCATAGCTATCATGCTAGTTAGCATCGCCTATCGTTATAGTAGTGCTAAGCTTGTTTTCCTTTGCATACTACTGGCAGATTTGTGAAGGCATTGGCAATTAAATATTGGAATAAGTAGAACGACCTTCTTCTCATTTATTATATGTACGAGCGAAGAAACTGCTTGGTCATTTGCAAGATGGCAGCTACACAAAAAAGACTCTTTTATCATTCGATGAAAGAGTCTTCAGACTGTAGGATAACGCTCGCATACTTCGTCGTTTGTCTCGGTCATATAGTCCGTTAGTGGATCGTGCGGAACACTCCGATGACTTTGCCGAGAATCGTACAGTTTTCAAGGATAATTGGTTCCATTGAAGAATTCTCTGGTTGGAGACGAATGTAGTCCTTTTCCCGGAAAAACCGTTTTACTGTTGCTTCATTATCTTCTGTCATGGCTACAATAATATCGCCATTATCGGCTGTTTGCTGTTGCCGTACGATCACTTGGTCTCCATCGTAAATACCTGCTTCAATCATGCTTTCCCCTTGAATGACAAGCGCATACGTATTGTCGTAAGCGGCAAGGTGGTCGGGGAGTGGCAAGTAATCTTCGACGTTTTCAACAGCAGTAATTGGCACACCTGCGGTAACTTTTCCGATTACCGGAATAAAGCTTGCTGTCTCTTTTTTGACAAATGTATCATTATCAAATCCGAGAGAAAGGACTTCAATCGCCCGCGGTTTAGTAGGATCGCGGCGAATGTAGCCTTTTTTTTCTAGTCTGGCCAAGTGGCCGTGTACGGTGGAACTTGAAGCAAGCCCAACAGCTTCACCAATTTCCCGGACGGACGGCGGGTACCCTTTTTTCTTTACTTCATCTTTTATGTACGCCAAAATTTCTTCTTGGCGCTTCGATAATTTCGACATTTTCCCACCTGCTTTCATATGACTGTTCTAAACAAACTTTACCATATCGAACGTATGAACGCAAACATAAGTTCTAAAAAAGTAGTTGACACGAACAGTTGTTCTTTGTATTCTGGTAACAGAACAAACATTCTCTAGGAACGGGTGATCGTGTTGAGGAAACAAGATATGGGGCTAGTAGGCGGCGGCATTTTGACGGTATTGTTCATTTTCTCAAGTTTGGTATGGCCTGGGGAGCAGGAAAAAGACGAAAACAAGAAACACGAACAGCAAATCATGCAAGAGCAAATCGTTGAAACGACTTCGATTGATCGTGTTTTTCTAATTGACAATTAAGAATACGGCAGCAACGTAAGTAAGCAAATCGAAGGTGTGAAAGTCAGAAGTGTGAAAGCCAGAAAGACATACTTCATCTTTTTTAGATCGGAGGCATCTTTGTTGGTAAAATGGATAGGTTGAGGACGGTGGCCATGCCGCTAGCGCTGGCGACAGCGATTTGGTTCTATCTGTTAGCGGATACGGGCTAGCAGAATTTCACGGGAAGGAGGCCGCGGAGAATTGGCGGAAAATGGACAAAAACAACAGGCGGCTATCTATTGCCGGGTGAGCACAACGAAAGAAAACCAAACCAGTTCTTTAGAGCGGCAAGAAAAAGAACTGGTCGAATTGGCAAGGACAAATGGCATAGATGTACACACTGTTTTTAAAGAACAGGCGAGCGGCTATAGCCTGGAACGGGATTGCCTCCTTGCTTTATTGGATTTATGTAAAGAAGGGATTGTCTCTTGTTTGCTTATTACGGATGATACTCGTCTAGGTAGAGGAAAAACAAAAATTGCGCTCTTGTACCAATTGAAAAAATATGGCGTTACCATTTATACAGCCCATCATCAAGGGGAGCTTGTATTGTCTGAAGCGGATGAAATGGTGCTGGAAATTGTCGGTATAGTAGAAGAATACCAACGAAAACTACATAATTTAAAAATTAAACGGGGAATGAGGACGGCAGTAGCTAGTGGATACCGGCCAGAGCAGAACTTGTCTAAAAAACGAGGCGGCGGCCGCTACGAGCTCGATTTACCAGTGGAAGAGATTGTCAGGCTCCGTGACCGGGGGCTGACTTTTTATGAAATCGCCTTAACTTTAAAAGGGATGGGCGTTGATTGTTCAAAAGCGACTGTTCACCGCCGTTATCAAAAATACATAAAAGAAAAAAACGCATAAGCTGGTAGTTACCAGCAAAAAATGATACAAAACAGTGCTGAAGGAGAATAGGCGAAGGAAGAAACGAGTCTATAGGGGTTCTTGAACAACGGTTTCTTGGAACGACACTTCCAACGCATATGAGCGTGGCACAGCTATGCGATGTTTGTCTAGCCTTCCATAAGCGAATCGTTTGCCCTTGTGTTGCATGAGTGCTATGATGAGGGGCGAAATAAAAGGTAGGTGATGACGATGTTGTCAAAAGAAAAACTTGATCGCATCAATGAATTGTCAAAGCTAGCAAAAACAGTTGGTTTGACAAAAAAACAAGCAATGGAACAAAAAGCGCTCCGCAACGAATATTTGTCGGCTTTCCGCTCGTCGTTTACGGACCATCTCCATACTGTAAAAGTCGTCGACGCGAAAGGAAATGACGTGACACCACAAAAATTAAAGGATAGCAAGGCGCAAAAACATAAACGATTGCATTAACTGTACAAGTCTACTTAGGCTTGTACATTTTTTTCAGAAAGTATATGATGAGAGGGAAAGAAGGCAGCAGAAAGGGTGTTATCCATTGACAAAAAAAGTTGAAGAATTAGCTGTTAACACAATCCGTACGCTATCAATCGACAGCATTGAAAAAGCGAATTCCGGCCATCCAGGGATGCCGATGGGCGCAGCGCCGATGGCATTAAATTTGTGGACGAAGCATATGAACCATAACCCTGCAAACCCGAAGTGGTCAAATCGCGACCGCTTTGTGCTCTCTGCTGGCCATGGTTCCATGCTGCTATATAGTTTGCTCCATTTAAGTGGATACGACGTAACGCTTGACGACTTGAAGTCTTTCCGCCAGCTTGGCAGCCGTACGCCGGGCCATCCTGAATACGGACATACAGACGGAGTCGAAGCAACGACAGGGCCGCTTGGGCAAGGGATTGCCATGGCAGTCGGCATGGCAATGGCAGAGCGTCATTTGGCGGCTACATACAATACTGATAACTATCCGATTGTTGACCATTATACGTATGCGATTTGCGGCGATGGCGATCTAATGGAAGGCGTTTC is a genomic window of Shouchella clausii containing:
- the lexA gene encoding transcriptional repressor LexA — protein: MSKLSKRQEEILAYIKDEVKKKGYPPSVREIGEAVGLASSSTVHGHLARLEKKGYIRRDPTKPRAIEVLSLGFDNDTFVKKETASFIPVIGKVTAGVPITAVENVEDYLPLPDHLAAYDNTYALVIQGESMIEAGIYDGDQVIVRQQQTADNGDIIVAMTEDNEATVKRFFREKDYIRLQPENSSMEPIILENCTILGKVIGVFRTIH
- a CDS encoding YneB family resolvase-like protein; the encoded protein is MAENGQKQQAAIYCRVSTTKENQTSSLERQEKELVELARTNGIDVHTVFKEQASGYSLERDCLLALLDLCKEGIVSCLLITDDTRLGRGKTKIALLYQLKKYGVTIYTAHHQGELVLSEADEMVLEIVGIVEEYQRKLHNLKIKRGMRTAVASGYRPEQNLSKKRGGGRYELDLPVEEIVRLRDRGLTFYEIALTLKGMGVDCSKATVHRRYQKYIKEKNA
- a CDS encoding DUF896 domain-containing protein, giving the protein MLSKEKLDRINELSKLAKTVGLTKKQAMEQKALRNEYLSAFRSSFTDHLHTVKVVDAKGNDVTPQKLKDSKAQKHKRLH